A genome region from Blautia coccoides includes the following:
- a CDS encoding GNAT family N-acetyltransferase — protein sequence MKQRKLNVTYRDLEKKDYPYVEKIIRDTWNYDNICKKPSTAKQMAKVYLRGCLTQNTFARVAVCRDRVVGIIIGECEKDRKMNPGAHISSFFNGLRLMLSGDGRKVGKQFRGFEKTDKEMLESCKKKFDGEVVFFAVAKSVRGCGVGKELWGQLRGYFRAKGAERVYVFTDNTCNYKFYESQDFERLDCRELLISPGGQRFRLEMYLYEYNF from the coding sequence ATGAAACAGAGAAAGCTGAATGTAACCTACAGGGATCTGGAGAAAAAGGATTATCCCTATGTTGAAAAAATCATCAGGGACACATGGAACTATGACAATATATGTAAAAAGCCCTCCACTGCAAAGCAGATGGCAAAAGTATACTTAAGAGGATGTCTGACACAGAACACCTTTGCCAGAGTTGCTGTCTGCAGGGACAGGGTCGTGGGCATTATTATCGGAGAGTGCGAAAAAGACAGGAAAATGAATCCGGGGGCGCATATAAGCAGTTTTTTCAACGGTCTGAGGCTGATGCTGTCCGGAGACGGAAGGAAAGTGGGAAAACAATTCAGGGGATTCGAGAAAACGGACAAAGAGATGCTGGAAAGCTGCAAAAAGAAATTTGACGGCGAGGTGGTCTTTTTTGCTGTTGCCAAATCTGTCAGAGGCTGCGGCGTGGGAAAAGAGCTGTGGGGACAGCTCAGAGGTTATTTCCGGGCAAAAGGGGCGGAAAGGGTCTATGTCTTTACTGACAATACCTGTAATTATAAATTTTATGAGAGCCAGGATTTTGAGCGCCTGGACTGCCGTGAACTGCTCATAAGTCCCGGCGGGCAGAGATTCAGACTGGAGATGTATCTGTATGAATATAACTTTTAA
- a CDS encoding GNAT family N-acetyltransferase, with the protein MNITFKPVTEENRAEVLKLKVGKEQEHFIESVQQCLEEADQRKSWRPVGIYHGEELVGFAMYGFFWEYFPAGRVWMDRLLIDKRHQGKGYGKAALQMLLKRLTEEYRRKKIYLSVIEGNHAAAGMYQKAGFQFTGRRDLHGERIMVWKRP; encoded by the coding sequence ATGAATATAACTTTTAAACCGGTGACAGAAGAGAACAGAGCAGAGGTTCTGAAGTTGAAAGTTGGAAAAGAACAGGAGCATTTTATTGAAAGTGTGCAGCAGTGCCTGGAGGAAGCGGACCAAAGGAAAAGTTGGAGGCCTGTAGGGATCTATCACGGGGAAGAGCTGGTGGGATTTGCCATGTATGGCTTCTTCTGGGAGTATTTTCCCGCAGGGCGAGTGTGGATGGACAGGCTGTTGATCGATAAGAGACATCAGGGAAAAGGGTATGGAAAAGCAGCATTACAGATGCTTTTAAAACGTCTCACGGAGGAATACCGCAGGAAGAAAATCTACCTGAGTGTTATCGAGGGAAACCATGCGGCTGCCGGTATGTATCAGAAGGCCGGTTTTCAGTTTACCGGGCGCAGAGACCTTCACGGAGAACGTATCATGGTCTGGAAGAGACCGTAA
- a CDS encoding ATP-binding protein, with product MARKLVQIDESKCSGCGLCVGACHEGAIGMVNGKAKLFKKDLCDGIGDCLPVCPTGAIAFEDSGSRPWPVQIKLVSPAASFFKKADLLIAADCTAYAYAGFYQKFVKDRAVLIGCPKLDSVDYSAKLAEILALNDIKSVTVVRMEVPCCGGIERAVKTALQKSGKEIPLQVETVTTQGDLLGK from the coding sequence ATGGCAAGAAAACTGGTTCAGATAGATGAGAGCAAATGCAGCGGCTGCGGACTGTGCGTTGGTGCCTGTCACGAAGGTGCCATAGGCATGGTAAACGGCAAAGCAAAGCTTTTCAAAAAAGATTTATGTGACGGAATCGGAGACTGTCTTCCGGTCTGTCCCACGGGGGCCATAGCCTTTGAGGACAGCGGCTCCCGTCCCTGGCCGGTGCAGATAAAGCTGGTATCTCCCGCAGCATCCTTTTTTAAAAAGGCGGATCTGCTGATCGCTGCGGACTGTACAGCCTATGCCTATGCGGGATTTTATCAGAAGTTTGTGAAGGACAGGGCAGTGCTTATCGGATGTCCGAAGCTGGACAGTGTGGATTATTCCGCCAAGCTTGCCGAAATTCTGGCGCTGAATGATATAAAAAGTGTGACGGTGGTGCGCATGGAGGTACCATGCTGCGGCGGAATCGAGCGCGCAGTAAAGACTGCTTTGCAAAAGTCAGGAAAAGAAATACCTCTTCAGGTGGAGACAGTGACAACGCAGGGAGACTTACTGGGAAAATAA
- a CDS encoding pyridoxamine 5'-phosphate oxidase family protein, with protein MRRKDRERSREFALEVTDKCEWAVLSMTDLEGKPYAVPLTIVRDGESVYFHTAKAGRKIDILRQSPAVCLVCVGDTERLKDKFTTKYESAVISGYAEEVTEEEEKIHALRILCQRHTPTNMHEFEDAVSGSLKATGVWKIRMKEVTGKAKK; from the coding sequence ATGAGAAGAAAAGACAGGGAAAGGTCCCGCGAATTTGCTTTGGAGGTTACAGATAAATGTGAATGGGCTGTACTGTCCATGACAGATTTGGAGGGAAAGCCATATGCTGTGCCTCTGACCATCGTGAGAGATGGCGAGTCAGTTTATTTCCATACAGCAAAGGCCGGCAGAAAGATTGATATTTTAAGGCAGAGTCCGGCGGTGTGTCTGGTATGTGTGGGAGATACGGAGAGACTGAAGGACAAGTTTACTACAAAGTACGAATCAGCGGTCATCAGCGGATACGCAGAGGAGGTAACAGAGGAGGAAGAGAAAATTCATGCTCTCAGGATCCTGTGCCAACGTCATACACCCACAAATATGCATGAGTTTGAGGATGCAGTCAGCGGCAGCCTGAAAGCCACAGGTGTATGGAAGATTCGGATGAAGGAAGTTACAGGAAAAGCTAAGAAATGA
- a CDS encoding MerR family transcriptional regulator → MEYTVNRLAQISGVSKRTLRYYDEIGLLRPERVNPNGYRIYGQMQVDLLQQILFYRELGLPLEEIREIIKNPGFDREKALEDHLTVLLQKKRQTEILISNVRKTLESMKGRTMMSDKEKFEGFKRDLIKENEEKYGREVREAYGEDAVEASNRRLAGMSQEDWTKQEELSREILNTLKAAMEIGDPAGELAQKACGLHRQWLCMFWGDGAYTREAHRGMGEMYVADQRFKAYYDKVQDGAAEFFRDALNIYCS, encoded by the coding sequence ATGGAATATACAGTGAACCGGCTGGCACAGATATCCGGGGTCAGCAAGCGCACACTCAGGTATTACGACGAGATTGGATTACTCAGGCCCGAACGGGTAAATCCAAACGGCTACCGCATCTACGGGCAGATGCAGGTAGATCTGCTGCAGCAGATCCTGTTTTACCGAGAGCTGGGCCTGCCGCTGGAGGAAATCCGGGAGATTATAAAAAATCCCGGATTTGACAGGGAAAAGGCTCTGGAGGACCATCTTACAGTCCTTCTGCAGAAAAAAAGACAGACAGAGATCCTCATATCAAATGTCAGGAAGACTCTGGAATCTATGAAAGGAAGAACTATGATGAGTGATAAGGAAAAGTTTGAAGGATTTAAGCGTGATCTGATAAAAGAAAATGAAGAGAAATACGGCAGGGAGGTGCGCGAAGCCTATGGAGAGGACGCTGTAGAGGCATCCAACAGGAGGCTGGCAGGAATGAGTCAGGAAGACTGGACAAAACAGGAGGAGCTGAGCCGGGAAATACTGAATACCCTGAAGGCGGCCATGGAGATTGGTGACCCGGCAGGAGAGCTGGCGCAGAAGGCCTGCGGCCTTCACAGGCAGTGGCTCTGCATGTTTTGGGGTGACGGTGCATATACGAGAGAAGCCCACAGAGGTATGGGTGAGATGTATGTGGCAGACCAGAGGTTTAAAGCTTACTATGATAAGGTTCAGGACGGAGCGGCAGAATTCTTCCGCGATGCACTGAATATCTATTGTTCCTGA
- a CDS encoding Crp/Fnr family transcriptional regulator, with protein sequence MLDCLSGHIREYKKDSSIFRWGDRITQIGLILKGNVHIVRESYWGKESLLARLGPGDLFGETYACVPQAVFDGTALAAADTEILFLDLKRVLTSCSSACRFHTRLIQNLLGVLAEKNLHFSRKIDCLTPHTIRAKLLEFFSQQMRLQGSKYFTIPFNRQQLADYLSVDRSSMTVELYKMKDEGLIDFHKNNFTVC encoded by the coding sequence ATGCTGGACTGCCTATCAGGGCATATACGTGAATATAAGAAAGACTCCTCTATCTTCCGGTGGGGCGACCGGATCACCCAGATTGGACTTATCCTGAAAGGCAATGTCCACATAGTCAGGGAAAGCTATTGGGGAAAAGAATCACTTTTGGCCAGACTTGGGCCGGGGGATTTGTTCGGTGAAACGTACGCCTGTGTTCCTCAGGCTGTGTTTGACGGGACAGCGCTTGCCGCTGCTGATACGGAGATCCTGTTTCTGGATCTGAAGCGCGTTCTGACTTCCTGTTCCTCAGCCTGCCGTTTTCATACCAGACTGATCCAGAATCTGCTGGGGGTACTTGCGGAAAAGAATCTTCATTTTTCCAGAAAAATAGACTGCCTGACACCTCATACGATCCGCGCCAAGCTGTTAGAGTTTTTTTCCCAGCAGATGAGACTTCAAGGCTCCAAGTATTTTACCATTCCTTTTAATAGGCAGCAGTTGGCTGACTATCTGTCTGTTGACAGAAGCTCCATGACGGTTGAACTGTATAAAATGAAGGACGAGGGACTCATTGACTTCCATAAAAATAACTTTACCGTCTGTTGA
- a CDS encoding KamA family radical SAM protein: MTEWKELLKNGYKDVRELAARLHITEEELPALCKIQDMFPMFVNPYYLSLVDENDPEDPVRKLCIPADAELKAGGEMDTSGEHDNTVMTGMQHKYNATVLILSTNQCAMYCRHCFRKRLVGLSGDEIAEYISDMAQYVREHEEINNVLVSGGDAFLNSNQTIRKYLEEFSGIKHLDLIRFGTRTPVVLPQRITTDPELVDMLTEYGRKKQIYVVTQFNHPRELTPEAREAVQTLMRAGIIVKNQIVLLKGVNDKPEVLGKLLQETTAMGIIPYYVFQCRPVTGVHSQFQVPLHQAYRIVEAAKQMQSGQGKCFRYVLSHVTGKIEILGEMEDGNMLFKYHQAKEEKDRGRIFLSKIGENQCWLD; encoded by the coding sequence ATGACAGAATGGAAAGAGTTATTGAAAAACGGATACAAGGATGTCAGGGAGCTTGCAGCGCGTCTGCATATAACAGAGGAGGAACTCCCTGCTCTTTGTAAGATCCAGGATATGTTTCCCATGTTTGTGAATCCTTATTATTTGTCTCTGGTGGATGAAAATGATCCTGAGGATCCTGTGAGGAAACTCTGCATCCCGGCAGATGCGGAGCTGAAAGCCGGGGGCGAAATGGATACCAGCGGTGAGCATGACAATACAGTCATGACAGGAATGCAGCATAAGTATAATGCCACTGTGCTGATCTTATCTACAAACCAGTGTGCTATGTACTGCCGCCACTGTTTCCGTAAGCGCCTTGTGGGTCTGTCAGGCGATGAGATCGCGGAGTATATCAGTGACATGGCCCAGTACGTGAGGGAACATGAGGAGATCAATAATGTGCTCGTGTCCGGTGGTGACGCGTTTCTCAACAGCAATCAGACTATAAGAAAGTATCTGGAGGAATTTTCCGGGATCAAACATTTGGACCTGATCCGCTTTGGCACCAGGACGCCGGTAGTGCTTCCCCAGAGGATCACCACAGATCCTGAGCTGGTGGACATGCTCACGGAATACGGCAGGAAAAAACAGATTTATGTAGTCACTCAGTTCAACCATCCAAGGGAACTGACCCCAGAGGCCAGAGAAGCGGTGCAAACACTGATGCGGGCCGGGATCATAGTGAAAAACCAGATCGTGCTGCTGAAAGGTGTAAATGACAAACCGGAAGTTCTCGGGAAACTTCTGCAGGAAACTACAGCTATGGGGATCATCCCCTACTATGTATTCCAGTGCAGGCCTGTGACCGGTGTACACAGCCAGTTCCAGGTACCCCTTCATCAGGCGTATCGTATCGTGGAGGCGGCAAAGCAGATGCAGAGCGGCCAGGGCAAATGTTTCCGGTATGTTCTCTCCCATGTGACAGGCAAGATTGAGATTCTGGGAGAGATGGAGGACGGCAATATGCTGTTCAAATACCATCAGGCAAAGGAAGAGAAGGACAGAGGACGTATATTCCTTAGCAAAATTGGGGAAAACCAGTGCTGGCTTGATTAG
- the hcp gene encoding hydroxylamine reductase, giving the protein MEEKMFCFQCEQTAGCSGCRGARGVCGKQDTTAKLQDELTGALIGLAHAVGEDKTEPETDRLMMESLFATLTNVNFDDESLKKQIEAVHQEKEKYIPGCISCQEPCGRTTDYSMKKLWEDEEDIRSLKSLLLFGLRGTAAYACHAMVLGYTDEQVNAFFYKGMAAIGEDRDMENLLPLVMEEGAVNLKCMELLDKANTETYGIPAPAKVEMKVEKGPFIVISGHDLRDLKLLLEQTEGRGINIYTHGEMLPAHAYPELRRYAHLKGNFGTAWQNQQKEFAQLPAPVLFTTNCIMPPKDSYSDRVFTTGVVSYPGMVHIGEDKDFSAVIEKAVSLGGFSEEKTFTGINGGSTLTTGFGHNTILGAADQVVEAVKAGKISHFFLVGGCDGARTGRNYYTEFVQKAPKDSVILTLACGKYRFNDLDLGEISGLPRLMDMGQCNDAFGAVKVAIALAEAFNCGVNDLPLTLVLSWYEQKAVSILLTLLHLGIKNIYLGPTLPAFVSENVLNYLVDNFQISPVSTPEEDLKKILG; this is encoded by the coding sequence ATGGAAGAAAAAATGTTTTGTTTTCAGTGTGAACAGACTGCAGGGTGCAGCGGATGCAGAGGAGCCAGAGGAGTGTGCGGAAAGCAGGATACGACAGCCAAGCTTCAGGATGAACTGACAGGTGCTTTGATCGGACTTGCCCATGCAGTGGGGGAGGACAAGACGGAGCCGGAGACAGACCGTCTGATGATGGAAAGCCTTTTTGCAACTCTGACAAATGTGAATTTTGACGATGAGTCACTGAAAAAGCAGATCGAGGCAGTACATCAGGAAAAAGAAAAATATATTCCCGGCTGTATATCCTGCCAGGAACCCTGCGGGCGCACAACGGACTATTCTATGAAGAAACTCTGGGAAGATGAGGAGGATATCCGTTCCCTGAAATCCCTTCTGCTTTTCGGGCTGAGGGGGACAGCGGCTTATGCCTGTCACGCCATGGTTTTGGGATATACGGACGAACAGGTCAATGCCTTTTTCTATAAAGGAATGGCAGCTATTGGTGAGGACAGGGATATGGAAAATCTGCTTCCTCTGGTCATGGAGGAAGGAGCCGTAAACCTTAAATGCATGGAACTGCTGGACAAGGCGAACACAGAAACTTATGGAATTCCTGCGCCGGCAAAAGTGGAGATGAAGGTGGAAAAAGGCCCGTTTATCGTCATTTCAGGCCATGATCTGAGAGATTTAAAGCTGCTGCTTGAGCAGACAGAAGGCAGAGGCATCAACATCTATACACACGGAGAGATGCTACCCGCCCATGCTTATCCCGAGCTTAGAAGGTATGCGCATTTGAAAGGAAATTTCGGTACTGCATGGCAGAATCAGCAGAAAGAATTTGCACAGCTTCCTGCACCGGTTCTTTTTACTACAAATTGTATTATGCCCCCAAAAGACAGCTACAGTGACCGGGTATTTACCACAGGTGTTGTCAGCTATCCGGGTATGGTGCATATAGGGGAGGACAAAGACTTCTCTGCTGTCATTGAAAAAGCTGTTTCTCTGGGCGGTTTTTCAGAGGAGAAGACATTCACGGGGATCAACGGGGGCAGCACTCTGACTACAGGATTTGGCCACAACACCATTTTAGGCGCCGCAGATCAGGTGGTAGAGGCTGTGAAAGCAGGGAAGATCAGCCATTTTTTCCTGGTGGGAGGATGCGATGGCGCCAGGACAGGAAGAAATTACTATACAGAATTTGTACAGAAAGCGCCCAAGGACTCTGTCATACTCACTCTGGCATGTGGAAAATACCGTTTCAATGACCTGGATCTGGGAGAGATCAGCGGTCTTCCAAGGCTGATGGATATGGGACAATGCAACGACGCATTCGGCGCTGTCAAGGTAGCCATTGCACTTGCAGAAGCGTTCAACTGTGGTGTCAATGATCTGCCTTTGACCCTGGTGCTTTCCTGGTACGAACAGAAGGCTGTGAGTATTCTGCTGACACTTCTGCATCTGGGAATTAAAAATATCTATCTGGGACCAACTTTACCTGCCTTTGTGTCTGAAAATGTGTTAAACTATCTGGTAGATAATTTCCAGATTTCACCTGTCAGCACACCGGAGGAGGATTTGAAGAAAATCCTGGGTTAA